In the Alkaliphilus oremlandii OhILAs genome, one interval contains:
- a CDS encoding DUF2871 domain-containing protein, whose amino-acid sequence MDLKKILNTSFFYAILAMVAGVFYREFTKFNDFTGKTTLAVMHVHLFVLGVVLLLIMLLLEKQFNLTNNKKFNQFYIVYNIGLMSTVTMFLIRGITQVRNIEITKAMSSAISGIAGISHITLGTGIIMFFLILKKSVNNQSFQ is encoded by the coding sequence ATGGACTTGAAGAAAATATTAAATACTTCATTTTTTTATGCAATACTTGCTATGGTGGCTGGTGTTTTTTATAGAGAATTTACGAAATTTAACGATTTCACTGGAAAGACTACGCTTGCGGTTATGCATGTGCACTTATTTGTGCTAGGAGTTGTTCTGCTCTTAATAATGTTACTACTAGAGAAACAGTTCAATTTGACGAACAATAAGAAATTTAATCAATTCTATATTGTGTATAACATAGGGCTGATGTCAACGGTTACAATGTTCCTGATTAGAGGTATTACTCAAGTTAGAAATATTGAAATTACCAAAGCCATGAGTAGTGCGATATCTGGTATTGCTGGGATTAGCCATATCACTTTGGGTACAGGTATCATTATGTTTTTCTTAATTCTTAAAAAATCAGTGAATAATCAATCATTCCAATAA
- the hcp gene encoding hydroxylamine reductase, translating to MENAMFCYQCEQTVGGKGCTKLGVCGKTPEIAGLQDLLIYQIKGISCYAKAMIENEETIDKEIVAFVENSLFTTLTNVNFDVDDHIKLLKESQEIKQKLRSKAPKGEYNDYATYNLSPTRDQMLKDAEKAGIMYDDTIDPDVRSLRWTIVYGLKGVSAYGHQARVLGYTSDQVDDFYFIGLEATTNDNLTVEELIRMTMRTGEISEIVMRVLDDANTDTFENPAPHKVNVKTRKGPFIVVSGHDLRDLEMLLEQTEGKGINIYTHGEMIPSHGYPKLNRFKHLVGNYGSAWQNQQTEFDNLPGAILMTTNCLMRPRESYKDRIFSTNVVGWEGIQHISFKEDGTKDFSEVINKALELGGFTEDEEAHEILVGFGHNATLSHASEIVDAVKGGKIKHFFLIGGCDGARPGRNYYTEFAKMVPEDCVILTLACGKYRFNKLDFGTVAGLPRLLDVGQCNDSYSAVKIATALADAFGTTVNGLPLTIILSWYEQKALADLLCLLSLGVKGIFLGPTLPAFLSPNVLQYLVDTFDIQHISTPEEDLKTALKQLV from the coding sequence ATGGAAAATGCGATGTTTTGTTACCAATGTGAGCAAACGGTAGGTGGAAAAGGGTGTACCAAGCTTGGTGTATGTGGAAAAACACCAGAAATTGCAGGTCTTCAGGATTTATTGATTTATCAGATCAAGGGAATATCCTGCTATGCAAAGGCTATGATTGAAAATGAAGAAACGATTGATAAGGAAATAGTTGCATTTGTTGAAAATAGCTTATTTACTACTTTAACAAATGTTAACTTTGATGTTGATGATCATATTAAGCTATTAAAGGAATCTCAAGAAATAAAGCAAAAGCTCAGAAGCAAGGCACCAAAGGGCGAATATAACGATTATGCTACTTATAATTTAAGTCCTACAAGAGATCAAATGTTGAAAGATGCTGAAAAGGCTGGAATTATGTATGACGATACTATAGATCCCGATGTCCGTTCTTTAAGATGGACAATCGTTTATGGATTAAAAGGGGTCAGTGCTTATGGGCATCAAGCAAGGGTTTTAGGATATACAAGTGATCAGGTAGATGATTTCTATTTTATTGGATTAGAGGCTACAACGAACGACAATTTAACCGTGGAAGAATTAATAAGAATGACAATGAGAACTGGAGAGATCAGTGAAATTGTAATGAGGGTCCTAGATGATGCAAACACAGATACTTTTGAAAATCCTGCTCCACATAAGGTTAATGTAAAAACGAGAAAAGGACCTTTCATTGTAGTTTCTGGACACGATTTAAGAGATTTAGAAATGCTTTTAGAGCAGACCGAGGGTAAAGGAATCAACATCTATACCCACGGAGAAATGATACCGTCCCATGGATACCCGAAGCTCAACCGATTTAAACATTTGGTCGGTAACTATGGAAGTGCTTGGCAGAACCAACAAACAGAGTTTGATAATCTACCAGGGGCAATTCTGATGACAACGAATTGTCTCATGAGACCGAGAGAAAGCTATAAGGACAGAATCTTCTCCACCAATGTAGTAGGATGGGAAGGAATTCAGCATATTTCTTTTAAAGAAGATGGTACAAAGGATTTTAGTGAGGTAATAAATAAGGCCCTAGAATTAGGTGGCTTTACGGAAGATGAAGAAGCTCATGAGATTCTAGTTGGTTTTGGACACAATGCTACATTATCCCATGCCAGCGAGATTGTAGATGCAGTGAAGGGTGGAAAAATCAAACATTTCTTCTTAATCGGAGGATGCGATGGAGCAAGACCGGGAAGAAATTATTACACAGAGTTTGCTAAGATGGTGCCAGAGGATTGTGTGATCCTAACCTTAGCCTGTGGTAAGTATCGATTTAATAAATTGGATTTCGGAACAGTGGCTGGACTGCCAAGATTATTGGATGTGGGTCAGTGTAATGATTCCTATTCTGCAGTTAAAATTGCAACCGCACTGGCAGATGCTTTTGGAACCACTGTAAATGGGCTTCCTTTAACCATTATACTTTCTTGGTATGAGCAAAAGGCATTGGCAGATTTGCTATGTTTATTGTCTCTCGGTG
- a CDS encoding response regulator transcription factor encodes MKKIFLVEDEKLLVDLLTSYIMEAGYCIKSFHNGLDAKNSILEKPDLWVLDIMLPGMDGYALIKEIKSKTPDVPVIFMSARNAELDRVVGLEMGGDDYLPKPFLPRELVLRINRILSADKKQQEKTIVQIGPYIFYRERRIISGDQEDITLTVKEYELLDFLINNNEKAMSRTDILDNVWGVDYIGSERVVDDTLRRLRKKLPNLPLETIYGYGYILKLE; translated from the coding sequence ATGAAAAAGATTTTCTTGGTTGAAGATGAGAAGCTGCTAGTGGATTTACTAACATCTTATATTATGGAAGCGGGCTATTGTATTAAGTCCTTTCATAACGGACTGGATGCAAAGAATTCTATATTAGAAAAGCCCGATTTATGGGTGCTGGATATTATGCTTCCTGGTATGGATGGGTACGCATTGATAAAAGAAATTAAAAGTAAAACACCGGATGTTCCCGTAATATTTATGTCTGCTAGAAATGCAGAGTTGGATCGGGTGGTTGGGCTGGAAATGGGCGGCGATGATTATTTACCCAAACCTTTTTTGCCAAGGGAGTTGGTTCTAAGAATAAACCGTATTTTAAGTGCGGATAAAAAGCAACAGGAAAAGACCATTGTTCAAATCGGTCCCTATATATTCTATAGAGAAAGAAGAATTATCAGTGGCGATCAAGAAGACATAACACTAACGGTTAAAGAATACGAGCTTTTAGATTTCTTAATAAATAACAATGAAAAGGCCATGAGCAGAACGGATATCCTGGATAATGTTTGGGGCGTGGATTATATAGGTTCTGAAAGAGTGGTAGACGACACTCTCAGAAGGCTAAGAAAAAAACTGCCGAATCTACCATTAGAAACGATCTATGGTTATGGCTATATACTAAAATTGGAGTAA
- a CDS encoding sensor histidine kinase, whose protein sequence is MKKHFVSINWKIWMAIVGTMLIMLICGFFAHSTIFKETKNELIIGQLQKLSQTKIEEESLLPTKYEIEKEGRKFDIRIDLTINSNYTDEKEYTQVIDEIIGTIEAEAFFKEEGRVRSSDLDYYYYVDWNMEKDNAVIFLTSTRRSTNIQTKTISYILGVLIIGLFSSKLVTIRIARPIQELKKFAEEISKHNWKVSAPATNNDEIGQLAESLEKMKNSLQKIEERERLFLQSISHDLKTPVMIIQGYAQAILDGVNLNKEVSMAEVIKAESDRLERKIHQLLTLNVLRYSQDYYEIEEFVRVDKVIKNLVKKFSLIQPDISWELNIEEIEVKGNPEALLIAFENIIENQIRYANRSIRILMNTNDQLEIKISNDGPRFETSNPMELFDVYTRDRNGKFGLGLAIASKIIKNHKGEIEAYNTENGVEFKIKFN, encoded by the coding sequence ATGAAAAAACATTTTGTTTCAATTAACTGGAAAATATGGATGGCCATCGTTGGAACGATGCTCATTATGTTGATCTGTGGTTTCTTTGCCCATTCCACCATCTTTAAAGAAACTAAAAATGAGCTTATTATCGGACAGTTACAAAAACTATCCCAAACAAAAATAGAGGAAGAATCCTTATTACCTACGAAATATGAAATTGAAAAAGAAGGGCGTAAATTTGATATTAGAATTGATTTAACGATCAACTCAAATTACACAGACGAGAAGGAATATACGCAAGTTATTGACGAAATTATTGGAACCATAGAAGCTGAGGCGTTTTTTAAGGAAGAAGGTAGGGTTCGAAGCAGTGATCTAGATTACTACTATTATGTAGATTGGAACATGGAGAAGGACAATGCCGTAATATTTTTAACTTCAACGAGAAGGAGTACCAATATACAGACTAAAACCATTTCGTATATCTTAGGCGTTTTGATTATTGGTCTATTTTCATCAAAACTTGTAACAATAAGAATTGCCCGGCCTATACAAGAGCTGAAAAAATTTGCTGAGGAAATTTCGAAGCATAACTGGAAGGTCAGCGCTCCTGCAACAAACAATGATGAAATTGGACAATTGGCAGAGTCCCTAGAAAAAATGAAGAACTCTTTACAAAAGATTGAGGAAAGAGAACGATTATTCCTACAATCAATCTCACACGATCTTAAAACGCCAGTTATGATTATTCAAGGATATGCTCAGGCCATATTGGATGGTGTAAACCTAAATAAAGAGGTATCTATGGCTGAAGTTATTAAAGCAGAATCCGATCGACTGGAAAGAAAAATTCATCAACTATTAACCTTAAATGTCTTAAGATATTCACAGGACTATTATGAGATTGAGGAATTTGTTAGAGTTGATAAAGTGATTAAAAACTTGGTTAAAAAATTTAGTTTAATTCAACCAGACATAAGCTGGGAATTAAACATTGAGGAGATTGAAGTAAAGGGTAATCCAGAGGCACTTCTCATTGCATTTGAAAATATTATTGAGAATCAAATCAGATATGCAAATCGCTCAATTCGCATATTGATGAATACTAATGATCAGCTAGAAATTAAAATTTCTAACGATGGGCCAAGGTTTGAAACAAGTAATCCTATGGAATTATTTGATGTCTATACGAGAGATAGAAATGGAAAATTTGGCCTTGGACTTGCCATAGCAAGTAAAATTATAAAAAACCATAAAGGAGAAATAGAAGCTTATAATACTGAAAATGGTGTGGAATTTAAAATAAAATTTAATTAA